From a single Ornithorhynchus anatinus isolate Pmale09 chromosome 4, mOrnAna1.pri.v4, whole genome shotgun sequence genomic region:
- the BCL10 gene encoding B-cell lymphoma/leukemia 10 yields MEPCGRALTEEDMAEVKKEALETLRPTLCNKIIAERHFDYLRSKKILTREDTEEISCQTSSNKRAGKLLDYLQENPKGLDTLIESIRREKTQNFLLERITDEVLKLKNIKLKYLKGLNYSSCLSSPYGATNNLSRSHSDESNGSVNVNDRDSTVIYHPEGESSTATFFSTVPSLNLPIVEEGRTENAVFSSATLPGPGEPGAPPLPPDLQREDEESSGNSSDNLFLPLRSRSGLPR; encoded by the exons GCTTTAGAAACGTTGCGGCCGACGTTATGTAACAAAATCATAGCCGAGAGACATTTTGATTACCTGCGGTCCAAGAAAATCCTTACTAGAGAGGACACGGAAGAAATTTCTTGCCAAACCTCAAGTAATAAAAGAGCCGGGAAGCTGTTGGATTATTTGCAAGAAAACCCCAAGGGACTGGATACCTTAATCGAATCCATTCGGCGGGAGAAAACACAGAATTTCCTGTTAGAAAGGATTACAGATGAAGTGCTGAAACTCAAAAATATCAAACTTAAATATCTCAAAG GTTTGAACTATAGCAGCTGTTTGTCTTCTCCCTACGGAGCAACAAATAACCTCTCCAGGTCGCACTCGGACGAATCCAACGGCTCTGTAAATGTAAACGACCGAGACTCCACTGTAATTTATCATCCCGAAGGGGAGTCCAGCACCGCCACTTTTTTTTCCACCGTCCCTTCGTTGAATCTGCCCATcgtggaggaaggaagaacagagaaCGCTGTGTTTTCCTCAGCTACTCTTCCCGGACCCGGAGAGCCCGGAGCGCCGCCTCTCCCGCCGGACCTGCAGAGGGAAGACGAGGAATCTTCGGGAAATTCTAGTGACAATCTCTTCCTTCCCTTAAGGTCGCGTTCCGGCTTGCCGCGCTGA